The following coding sequences are from one Paenibacillus sp. FSL R5-0912 window:
- the mobA gene encoding molybdenum cofactor guanylyltransferase yields MLTGIILAGGQNSRMKGQNKALLTYQGERFVDRQLKELRTVCSKIIVVTNDASPYMDYPPQGGIRYLPDICAGHGPMSGFHAAFAGVETEYAWVVGCDIPKISAPAASWMLTRLMEGNYEAVLPLMNGRHQMLHGVYRPHRILADIIERMDTRQYRLSGLLDSMHWLGVDKDDLAGAGIHEDFTADIDTPEQYKDLLHADMERE; encoded by the coding sequence TTGCTGACTGGAATCATACTGGCAGGCGGACAGAATTCCCGGATGAAGGGCCAGAATAAAGCGCTCCTGACCTATCAAGGGGAGCGTTTCGTGGATAGACAGCTGAAGGAATTGCGAACCGTCTGCTCTAAAATTATTGTTGTTACGAACGATGCTTCTCCGTACATGGATTACCCTCCCCAAGGAGGTATCCGGTATCTTCCGGATATCTGTGCGGGGCATGGACCGATGAGCGGGTTTCATGCTGCTTTTGCCGGGGTGGAGACGGAATATGCCTGGGTTGTGGGCTGTGATATCCCTAAGATTTCCGCTCCCGCCGCTTCGTGGATGCTTACCCGGCTCATGGAAGGGAACTATGAGGCTGTTCTTCCCCTGATGAATGGCAGACATCAGATGCTCCATGGGGTATACCGGCCGCACCGGATCCTGGCAGATATTATTGAACGAATGGATACACGGCAGTACCGGCTATCCGGATTATTAGATTCGATGCACTGGTTAGGGGTAGACAAGGACGATCTTGCTGGTGCGGGTATACATGAGGATTTCACTGCAGATATTGATACACCTGAGCAGTATAAGGACTTGCTGCACGCAGATATGGAAAGGGAGTGA
- a CDS encoding molybdenum cofactor biosynthesis protein MoaE produces the protein MGSSLFEITDNPIQPQAVSDKVLRREAGAVTLFIGTVRELTQGKRTLYLEYEAYPLMALTQLERIGQEVSERWPDTRVAVTHRVGKLEIMDIAVVIAVSSPHRKAAYEANEYVIDRIKQIVPIWKKETGEDGKAWIGDQLNQCAYPEGRPLLPDIPVEDRK, from the coding sequence TTGGGCAGTTCATTATTCGAAATTACAGATAACCCGATTCAGCCGCAGGCGGTGTCTGATAAAGTTCTGCGGAGAGAAGCAGGAGCTGTCACTTTATTCATAGGTACGGTAAGGGAGCTCACGCAGGGTAAGCGGACATTATATCTTGAATATGAAGCGTATCCGCTTATGGCGCTCACGCAATTGGAACGCATCGGGCAGGAGGTCAGTGAACGCTGGCCGGATACCAGGGTTGCTGTGACACATCGGGTAGGAAAGCTTGAAATTATGGATATCGCTGTGGTGATCGCTGTATCTTCGCCGCACCGTAAGGCTGCTTACGAGGCAAATGAATATGTGATAGACCGGATTAAACAGATTGTACCGATCTGGAAAAAAGAAACGGGCGAAGACGGCAAAGCATGGATTGGCGACCAGCTGAATCAATGTGCTTATCCGGAAGGCCGGCCCCTCTTGCCGGATATTCCTGTGGAAGACAGGAAGTAA
- a CDS encoding glycoside hydrolase family 43 protein: MKYNNPVIKGFYPDPSVCKVDGIYYMVCSSFQYFPGVPIFESTDLLNWKQIGHCLTRGSQIQLGTVSSSGGVFAPTIRHNNGRFYMVTTNDTTHQNFYVWTDDIYGEWSEPVYVDQGGIDPDLYFEDGKTLFMSNGLDDNGTPGVIQCEINIETGSKLSPSQSIWQGTGGRYLESPHLYKINGYYYLLAAEGGTEYGHMATYARGTSPSGPFEAYAENPVLTNRNLGGYELQGVGHSDLIQDDAGNWWLLHLGFRQTGRWLTYHHLGREVFLTPVTFGEDGWFTAGHNGTVLLSFETDRIPDTVVQQEKKSYTFENTDWNLDWAYLRHPATEKYLLGQDKLTLQGTEVTLDVPASPTFIGLRQRDFDAVISCNVTLTGGEAGFTLYMDENHHYDLAIRQDGAQYRVIERLNIGDVKSIQHVVNLGSDNQATLLIKSGKERYSFFISSKHGEIPLGTAQTRYLSSEVAGGFTGVLIGLYACGEDASAEFTEFKCEYL; this comes from the coding sequence ATGAAATACAACAATCCGGTAATCAAAGGCTTCTACCCTGACCCCAGCGTATGCAAAGTGGACGGCATCTATTATATGGTCTGCAGCTCCTTTCAGTATTTCCCTGGAGTGCCCATCTTCGAGAGCACGGACCTGCTTAACTGGAAGCAAATCGGCCATTGCCTGACCCGCGGGAGCCAGATCCAGCTGGGTACGGTGAGCAGCTCCGGCGGCGTGTTCGCCCCTACCATCCGCCACAATAACGGCCGTTTCTACATGGTGACTACCAATGACACGACCCACCAGAACTTCTATGTCTGGACGGACGATATTTACGGCGAATGGTCGGAACCGGTCTATGTCGATCAGGGCGGAATCGATCCGGATTTGTATTTCGAAGACGGCAAGACTTTGTTTATGAGCAACGGGTTGGACGATAACGGCACTCCAGGTGTGATTCAGTGTGAAATTAACATTGAAACGGGCAGCAAGCTATCGCCAAGCCAGTCTATCTGGCAGGGAACGGGCGGACGTTATCTGGAAAGCCCTCATCTCTATAAAATCAACGGGTATTACTACCTGCTCGCAGCCGAAGGCGGAACCGAATACGGACATATGGCGACTTATGCGCGGGGGACTTCCCCTTCCGGCCCGTTCGAAGCCTATGCGGAGAATCCTGTCCTGACCAACCGCAATCTGGGCGGTTACGAGCTGCAGGGTGTCGGGCACAGCGATCTGATCCAGGATGACGCCGGGAACTGGTGGCTCTTGCATCTGGGATTCCGGCAAACCGGACGCTGGCTCACTTACCACCATCTGGGCCGCGAAGTGTTCCTTACTCCGGTGACCTTCGGCGAAGACGGCTGGTTTACAGCCGGGCATAACGGAACGGTTCTCCTGAGCTTCGAGACTGACCGCATTCCGGACACGGTGGTTCAGCAGGAGAAGAAGAGCTATACTTTTGAGAATACCGACTGGAATCTGGACTGGGCTTATCTCCGCCATCCGGCCACAGAGAAGTATCTACTGGGACAAGACAAGCTGACGTTACAAGGCACAGAAGTAACACTGGATGTTCCGGCATCCCCGACCTTTATAGGCCTCCGCCAACGGGATTTCGACGCGGTGATTTCCTGCAACGTAACGCTCACAGGCGGAGAAGCCGGCTTCACACTCTATATGGATGAGAATCATCATTATGATCTGGCAATCCGCCAAGACGGGGCGCAGTACCGGGTGATCGAACGCCTCAATATTGGAGATGTGAAATCCATCCAGCATGTAGTGAATCTGGGCAGTGACAATCAGGCCACGCTGTTGATCAAATCCGGTAAGGAGCGCTACAGCTTCTTCATTAGTAGTAAACACGGTGAAATCCCCCTCGGCACGGCCCAGACCAGATACCTCTCTTCCGAGGTGGCCGGAGGATTTACAGGGGTACTCATCGGACTGTACGCTTGCGGGGAAGATGCTTCGGCGGAGTTCACAGAGTTTAAGTGCGAGTACTTGTAA